A region of Gadus morhua chromosome 18, gadMor3.0, whole genome shotgun sequence DNA encodes the following proteins:
- the adrb1 gene encoding beta-1 adrenergic receptor, which produces MGEGGLTQLANFPNDTEPVTAAADGAGAAAAGASERWAAGMSLLMGSIVLTIVFGNIMVILAIARNQRLQTLTNVFIVSLASADLIMGLLVVPFGAALEVRGAWFYGSFFCEFWISVDVLCVTASIETLCVIAIDRYVAITAPFRYQSLLTKARAKAVVCAVWGISAMVSFLPVLMHWSRDREDTACYEDPECCDFITNPAYAISSSVISFYIPLTVMIFVYARVYREAKNQLRKIDKCEGRFLSALQGSTVSAAACKSSKKRPSKMLALREQKALKTLGIIMGTFTLCWLPFFIVNVVRVFCAEVVNKNLFVFFNWLGYVNSAFNPIIYCRSPDFRKAFKRLLCCPRQVDRRLHISSCDLSRCSVGLVNTLVPNTLEMWSDCHALDNSDSSCEGGGKLSRSESQL; this is translated from the coding sequence ATGGGGGAGGGTGGTCTCACGCAACTCGCCAACTTTCCCAATGACACTGAACCCGTGACGGCAGCGGCCGATGGTGCCGGTGCCGCGGCCGCCGGCGCGTCGGAGCGCTGGGCGGCGGGGATGAGTTTGCTCATGGGCTCCATCGTCCTGACCATCGTGTTCGGCAACATCATGGTCATCTTGGCCATCGCGCGCAACCAGCGGCTGCAGACACTCACCAACGTGTTCATTGTGTCCCTCGCGAGCGCCGACCTCATCATGGGTCTGCTGGTGGTGCCGTTCGGCGCCGCGCTCGAGGTGCGCGGCGCATGGTTCTACGGCTCCTTCTTCTGCGAGTTCTGGATCTCGGTGGACGTCCTGTGCGTCACGGCAAGCATCGAGACGCTGTGCGTAATCGCCATAGACCGCTACGTGGCCATTACGGCGCCCTTTCGCTACCAGAGCCTGCTGACCAAGGCGCGCGCAAAGGCGGTGGTGTGCGCCGTGTGGGGCATCTCCGCCATGGTGTCCTTCCTGCCCGTGCTGATGCACTGGTCCCGGGACCGCGAGGACACCGCGTGCTACGAGGACCCCGAATGCTGCGACTTCATCACCAACCCCGCGTACGCCATCTCGTCGTCCGTCATCTCTTTCTACATTCCGCTCACCGTTATGATCTTCGTGTACGCGCGCGTGTACCGTGAGGCGAAGAACCAGCTGCGGAAGATCGACAAGTGCGAGGGCCGTTTCCTGAGCGCGCTGCAGGGCAGCACGGTGTCAGCCGCCGCGTGTAAGTCCAGCAAGAAGCGGCCGTCCAAGATGCTCGCGTTGCGCGAGCAGAAGGCGCTTAAGACACTGGGCATCATCATGGGCACGTTCACGCTGTGCTGGCTGCCCTTCTTCATCGTCAACGTGGTGCGCGTGTTCTGCGCGGAGGTGGTCAACAAGAACCTCTTCGTGTTCTTCAACTGGCTGGGCTATGTCAACTCGGCGTTCAACCCCATCATCTACTGCCGGAGTCCGGACTTCCGGAAGGCGTTTAAGCGGCTGCTGTGCTGCCCGAGACAGGTGGACCGGCGACTGCACATCAGCTCGTGCGACCTGTCGCGCTGCTCCGTGGGATTAGTGAACACGCTCGTGCCCAATACGCTGGAGATGTGGTCGGACTGTCACGCGCTGGACAACAGCGACAGCAGCTGCGAGGGAGGCGGGAAGCTTTCCCGCTCCGAGTCGCAGCTATAA
- the nhlrc2 gene encoding NHL repeat-containing protein 2, protein MASQSSLSDLFPLQTQLDTALTEATTQTEKEKIVYEYLNKLEESGDLKISDFQPGLEWLNTEGPLSLEKELSGKVVVLDFFTYCCINCMHILPDLHRLENTHSVTDGLVIVGVHSAKFPNEKVLDNVRSAVLRYDIRHPVVNDGEARLWSDLEVTCWPTLVLLGPRGNLLFSLVGEGHRQRLPLLAGAALRYYGERGLLTPQGVGLKLYRDSLPPTLLSFPGKVAVDDGGGDHDGKRLAIADTGHHRILVVSSTGRLLHTVGGPGSGRRDGDLSEATFYAPQGVAMRGDLVYVADTENHLIRKIDLLTGRVTTIAGDGTQGTDKEGGAMGPQQPISSPWDVCLGTAGGMECNVLWVAMAGCHQIWALFLEDGALPKGSPSKAGTCVRWAGSGSEENRNNAYPHKAGFAQPSGLALAPAGPWSCLFVADSESSSVRSVALGDGAVKALVGGERDPMNLFAFGDVDGKAVDAKLQHPLGVAWAPQRSLLYVADSYNHKIKVVDPKSRQCRTLAGTGQCGDQVGPAFSESCFNEPGGLCVGPGGRVLYVADTNNHRITVLDLDTHTLSLFPISLPDVTDSGPPRAQPGAPSTRAPTLPKSAPHIKLAPVEVALGQRLSLELSLELPEGAKPTEDAPSFWRLSAEGNEWLLEGQSLGGAIVDVAAPVSVSPRLPRAPPPGVDPDLTPSLTLSVWVYFCVAAGGACMMKAASFCQPLHLLPARPGEGEGEAVTVAMTHALL, encoded by the exons ATGGCGTCCCAGAGCAGTCTGTCTGATCTGTTTCCTCTCCAGACCCAGCTCGACACCGCCCTGACGGAGGCCACAACTCaaacagagaaagaaaagatcGTCTATGAATATCTGAATAAGTTAGAAGAGAGTGGAGATCTGAAGATATCCGATTTCCAGCCAG GCCTGGAATGGTTGAACACAGAGGGGCCGCTTTCTTTGGAGAAGGAGCTGTCCGGGAAGGTGGTGGTCCTGGACTTCTTCACGTACTGCTGCATCAACTGCATGCACATCCTGCCTGACCTGCACCGCCTGGAGAACACTCACTCTGTCACGG ATGGGCTGGTTATTGTGGGTGTACACTCCGCCAAGTTCCCAAATGAAAAG gtgctGGACAACGTGCGCAGTGCCGTGCTGCGCTACGACATCCGCCACCCGGTGGTGAACGACGGCGAGGCGCGGCTGTGGAGCGACCTGGAGGTGACCTGCTGGCCCACCCTGGTGCTGCTGGGGCCCCGGGGGAACCTGCTCTTCTCCCTGGTGGGCGAGGGCCACCGCCAGCGGCTGCCCCTCCTGGCGGGCGCCGCCCTGCGGTACTACGGCGAGCGGGGGCTGCTGACGCCGCAGGGCGTGGGGCTGAAGCTGTACCGGGACTCCCTGCCGCCCACGCTCCTCTCCTTCCCGGGGAAGGTCGCCGTggacgacggcggcggcgacCACGACGGGAAGAGGCTGGCCATCGCCGATACCGGGCACCACCGGATCCTGGTGGTGTCGTCCACGGGGAGGCTGCTGCACACCGTGGGAG GTCCGGGGAGCGGGAGGCGTGACGGCGACCTGTCGGAGGCGACCTTCTATGCACCGCAGGGCGTGGCCATGAGGGGCGACCTGGTGTACGTGGCAGACACCGAGAACCACCTGATCCGCAag attGACCTGTTGACAGGGAGAGTCACCACCATAGCTGGGGACGGCACTCAGGGAACCGACAAAGAAGGCGGAGCCATGGGAccccagcagccaatcagctctCCTTGGGATGTGTGCCTGGGAACCGCGG gcGGTATGGAGTGCAACGTGCTGTGGGTTGCCATGGCAGGCTGCCACCAGATCTGGGCTCTGTTCCTGGAGGACGGAGCGCTGCCAAAGGGAAG cccctccaagGCGGGGACGTGTGTGCGCTGGGCGGGCAGCGGCAGTGAGGAGAACCGCAACAACGCGTACCCCCACAAGGCGGGCTTCGCCCAGCCCTCGGGCCTGGCGCTGGCCCCCGCTGGCCCCTGGAGCTGCCTGTTCGTGGCCGACAGCGAGAGCAGCAGCGTGCGCAGCGTGGCCCTGGGGGACGGGGCAGTGAAGGCGCTGGTCGGGGGGGAGCGGGACCCCATG aacCTGTTTGCGTTCGGGGACGTGGATGGGAAGGCGGTGGACGCCAAGCTGCAGCACCCGCTGGGTGTGGCCTGGGCGCCGCAGCGCAGCCTGCTGTACGTGGCCGACTCCTACAACCACAAG attaAGGTGGTGGACCCCAAGAGCCGGCAGTGCCGGACGCTGGCGGGGACCGGGCAGTGTGGGGACCAGGTGGGGCCGGCGTTCTCCGAGTCGTGCTTCAACGAGCCGGGGGGGCTGTGTGTCGGGCCGGGGGGGCGGGTGCTCTACGTCGCCGACACCAACAACCACCGCATCACCGTGCtggacctggacacacacactctctccctg ttcCCCATCTCCCTTCCCGACGTCACCGACTCGGGGCCCCCGCGTGCCCAGCCCGGAGCGCCGAGCACCAGAGCCCCCACGCTGCCCAAATCGGCCCCCCACATCAAGCTGGCCCCGGTGGAGGTGGCCCTGGGGCAGAGGCTCAGCCTGGAGCTCAGCCTGGAGCTACCGGAGGGGGCCAAGCCCACCGAGGACGCCCCCAGCTTCTGGAGGCTGTCTGCTGAAG GTAACGAGTGGCTGCTGGAGGGCCAGTCCCTGGGCGGCGCCATCGTGGACGTGGCGGCCCCGGTGTCGGTGTCCCCGCGGCTGCCCCGCGCCCCCCCGCCGGGGGTGGACCCCgacctcaccccctccctcaccctcagtgtgtgggtgtactTCTGCGTGGCGGCGGGCGGCGCCTGCATGATGAAGGCCGCCTCCTTCTGCCAGCCGCTACACCTCCTCCCCGCCCGgcccggggagggggagggggaggcggtcACCGTGGCGATGACGCACGCCTTGTTGTAA